One genomic segment of Ricinus communis isolate WT05 ecotype wild-type chromosome 5, ASM1957865v1, whole genome shotgun sequence includes these proteins:
- the LOC8276008 gene encoding uncharacterized protein YtfP isoform X3: MPRNPKKERKKKKAKRTREEGESMSLNFARYCFFQFGISTRAATVSTKTNSAHLLLTLNKPKFAATCTTTAHKSNEELLVVVGGGAAGIYGAIRAKTLAPNLDVLVIEKGKPLSKVKISGGGRCNVTNGHCSDHMILADHYPRGHRELKGSFFNMHGPVDTMSWFSDHGVALKIEDDGRVFPVSNSSSSIIDCLLKEAKRKGVSLQTGKVVTKASTDASGKFHLKVEKRTAEFVESVEADYLLIASGSSRQGYSLATQLGHSIVDPVPSLFTFKIEDSQLAELSGVTFPKVEVKLKVENIPRNTPHLSQVGPMLVTHWGLSGPVILRLSAWGARDLFTSCYKDNDAGMLTVDFIPDLHIEDIKSILSQHKNKFAKQKAFNSWPSEFGITKRFWKYILDRESLIGDTLWASVSNNSIISVAHVLKHCAFGVTGKGQFKDEFVTAGDLFEHNGKQNLSTAFLCWRGSKY; the protein is encoded by the exons ATGCCGAGaaatccaaaaaaagaaagaaaaaaaaaaaaagcaaaaagaactCGAGAAGAGGGAGAATCAATGAGCTTGAACTTTGCGCGTTATTGCTTCTTCCAATTTGGGATATCAACTAGAGCTGCGACTGTCAGTACCAAGACCAACTCTGCCCATCTTCTTTTAACCCTGAACAAACCCAAATTTGCTGCTACTTGCACCACTACTGCGCACAAG TCAAATGAGGAGTTATTAGTAGTGGTTGGAGGTGGAGCTGCAGGAATATATGGAGCAATTAGAGCCAAGACCTTAGCACCTAATCTTGACGTATTGGTTATAGAGAAAGGAAAGCCTCTGTCTAAG GTGAAAATCTCTGGGGGAGGAAGATGCAACGTTACAAATGGACATTGTTCTGATCATATG ATTTTGGCAGACCATTATCCTAGGGGTCATCGAGAACTGAAAGGATCTTTCTTCAATATGCATGGCCCTGTGGATACTATGTCCTGGTTTTCTGATCACGGGGTGGCACTAAAG ATTGAGGATGATGGAAGAGTTTTTCCTGTCAGCAATAGTTCATCTTCTATTATTGACTGTCTTCTAAAGGAGGCAAAGCGAAAGGGAG TTTCTCTGCAAACTGGAAAAGTTGTAACAAAGGCATCTACTGATGCAAGCGGAAAGTTTCATCTGAAGGTTGAGAAACGTACGGCTGAATTTGTTGAATCTGTTGAAGCTGATTATCTATTGATTGCTAGCGGGAGTAGCAGACAG GGTTATAGTCTTGCTACTCAGCTTGGTCATTCCATTGTAGATCCAGTACCAAGCTTATTCACtttcaagattgaagattCTCAGCTTGCAGAGTTGTCAGGG GTTACATTTCCTAAGGTTGAAGTGAAGCTGAAAGTAGAAAATATCCCAAGGAATACACCACACCTTTCACAG GTTGGGCCCATGCTAGTTACACACTGGGGACTCAGTGGGCCAGTAATTCTTCGACTCTCTGCTTGGGGGGCTCGTGATCTGTTCACTTCATGTTACAAAG ATAATGATGCAGGCATGCTTACTGTGGATTTTATACCTGATTTGCATATAGAAGACATAAAGTCAATCCTCAGTCAACACAAGAATAAATTTGCG AAACAAAAGGCCTTCAATTCATGGCCTTCAGAATTTGGAATTACAAAGAGATTTTGGAAGTATATATTGGATCGTGAG AGTCTAATTGGAGATACCTTGTGGGCTTCCGTATCAAATAACTCTATCATTTCTGTTGCCCATGTATTGAAACATTGTGCATTTGGAGTAACAGGAAAG GGTCAATTTAAGGATGAATTCGTCACTGCAGGAG ATCTCTTTGAGCACAATGGAAAGCAAAATCTGTCCACGGCTTTTCTTTGCTGGAGAG
- the LOC8276008 gene encoding uncharacterized protein YtfP isoform X1 has protein sequence MPRNPKKERKKKKAKRTREEGESMSLNFARYCFFQFGISTRAATVSTKTNSAHLLLTLNKPKFAATCTTTAHKSNEELLVVVGGGAAGIYGAIRAKTLAPNLDVLVIEKGKPLSKVKISGGGRCNVTNGHCSDHMILADHYPRGHRELKGSFFNMHGPVDTMSWFSDHGVALKIEDDGRVFPVSNSSSSIIDCLLKEAKRKGVSLQTGKVVTKASTDASGKFHLKVEKRTAEFVESVEADYLLIASGSSRQGYSLATQLGHSIVDPVPSLFTFKIEDSQLAELSGVTFPKVEVKLKVENIPRNTPHLSQVGPMLVTHWGLSGPVILRLSAWGARDLFTSCYKDNDAGMLTVDFIPDLHIEDIKSILSQHKNKFAKQKAFNSWPSEFGITKRFWKYILDRESLIGDTLWASVSNNSIISVAHVLKHCAFGVTGKGQFKDEFVTAGGVPLSQISLSTMESKICPRLFFAGEVLNIDGVTGGFNFQSAWSGGYIAGTSIGELAVEDAEKVGFL, from the exons ATGCCGAGaaatccaaaaaaagaaagaaaaaaaaaaaaagcaaaaagaactCGAGAAGAGGGAGAATCAATGAGCTTGAACTTTGCGCGTTATTGCTTCTTCCAATTTGGGATATCAACTAGAGCTGCGACTGTCAGTACCAAGACCAACTCTGCCCATCTTCTTTTAACCCTGAACAAACCCAAATTTGCTGCTACTTGCACCACTACTGCGCACAAG TCAAATGAGGAGTTATTAGTAGTGGTTGGAGGTGGAGCTGCAGGAATATATGGAGCAATTAGAGCCAAGACCTTAGCACCTAATCTTGACGTATTGGTTATAGAGAAAGGAAAGCCTCTGTCTAAG GTGAAAATCTCTGGGGGAGGAAGATGCAACGTTACAAATGGACATTGTTCTGATCATATG ATTTTGGCAGACCATTATCCTAGGGGTCATCGAGAACTGAAAGGATCTTTCTTCAATATGCATGGCCCTGTGGATACTATGTCCTGGTTTTCTGATCACGGGGTGGCACTAAAG ATTGAGGATGATGGAAGAGTTTTTCCTGTCAGCAATAGTTCATCTTCTATTATTGACTGTCTTCTAAAGGAGGCAAAGCGAAAGGGAG TTTCTCTGCAAACTGGAAAAGTTGTAACAAAGGCATCTACTGATGCAAGCGGAAAGTTTCATCTGAAGGTTGAGAAACGTACGGCTGAATTTGTTGAATCTGTTGAAGCTGATTATCTATTGATTGCTAGCGGGAGTAGCAGACAG GGTTATAGTCTTGCTACTCAGCTTGGTCATTCCATTGTAGATCCAGTACCAAGCTTATTCACtttcaagattgaagattCTCAGCTTGCAGAGTTGTCAGGG GTTACATTTCCTAAGGTTGAAGTGAAGCTGAAAGTAGAAAATATCCCAAGGAATACACCACACCTTTCACAG GTTGGGCCCATGCTAGTTACACACTGGGGACTCAGTGGGCCAGTAATTCTTCGACTCTCTGCTTGGGGGGCTCGTGATCTGTTCACTTCATGTTACAAAG ATAATGATGCAGGCATGCTTACTGTGGATTTTATACCTGATTTGCATATAGAAGACATAAAGTCAATCCTCAGTCAACACAAGAATAAATTTGCG AAACAAAAGGCCTTCAATTCATGGCCTTCAGAATTTGGAATTACAAAGAGATTTTGGAAGTATATATTGGATCGTGAG AGTCTAATTGGAGATACCTTGTGGGCTTCCGTATCAAATAACTCTATCATTTCTGTTGCCCATGTATTGAAACATTGTGCATTTGGAGTAACAGGAAAG GGTCAATTTAAGGATGAATTCGTCACTGCAGGAGGTGTTCCTTTGTCCCAG ATCTCTTTGAGCACAATGGAAAGCAAAATCTGTCCACGGCTTTTCTTTGCTGGAGAG
- the LOC8276008 gene encoding uncharacterized protein YtfP isoform X2, with the protein MPRNPKKERKKKKAKRTREEGESMSLNFARYCFFQFGISTRAATVSTKTNSAHLLLTLNKPKFAATCTTTAHKSNEELLVVVGGGAAGIYGAIRAKTLAPNLDVLVIEKGKPLSKVKISGGGRCNVTNGHCSDHMILADHYPRGHRELKGSFFNMHGPVDTMSWFSDHGVALKIEDDGRVFPVSNSSSSIIDCLLKEAKRKGVSLQTGKVVTKASTDASGKFHLKVEKRTAEFVESVEADYLLIASGSSRQGYSLATQLGHSIVDPVPSLFTFKIEDSQLAELSGVTFPKVEVKLKVENIPRNTPHLSQVGPMLVTHWGLSGPVILRLSAWGARDLFTSCYKGMLTVDFIPDLHIEDIKSILSQHKNKFAKQKAFNSWPSEFGITKRFWKYILDRESLIGDTLWASVSNNSIISVAHVLKHCAFGVTGKGQFKDEFVTAGGVPLSQISLSTMESKICPRLFFAGEVLNIDGVTGGFNFQSAWSGGYIAGTSIGELAVEDAEKVGFL; encoded by the exons ATGCCGAGaaatccaaaaaaagaaagaaaaaaaaaaaaagcaaaaagaactCGAGAAGAGGGAGAATCAATGAGCTTGAACTTTGCGCGTTATTGCTTCTTCCAATTTGGGATATCAACTAGAGCTGCGACTGTCAGTACCAAGACCAACTCTGCCCATCTTCTTTTAACCCTGAACAAACCCAAATTTGCTGCTACTTGCACCACTACTGCGCACAAG TCAAATGAGGAGTTATTAGTAGTGGTTGGAGGTGGAGCTGCAGGAATATATGGAGCAATTAGAGCCAAGACCTTAGCACCTAATCTTGACGTATTGGTTATAGAGAAAGGAAAGCCTCTGTCTAAG GTGAAAATCTCTGGGGGAGGAAGATGCAACGTTACAAATGGACATTGTTCTGATCATATG ATTTTGGCAGACCATTATCCTAGGGGTCATCGAGAACTGAAAGGATCTTTCTTCAATATGCATGGCCCTGTGGATACTATGTCCTGGTTTTCTGATCACGGGGTGGCACTAAAG ATTGAGGATGATGGAAGAGTTTTTCCTGTCAGCAATAGTTCATCTTCTATTATTGACTGTCTTCTAAAGGAGGCAAAGCGAAAGGGAG TTTCTCTGCAAACTGGAAAAGTTGTAACAAAGGCATCTACTGATGCAAGCGGAAAGTTTCATCTGAAGGTTGAGAAACGTACGGCTGAATTTGTTGAATCTGTTGAAGCTGATTATCTATTGATTGCTAGCGGGAGTAGCAGACAG GGTTATAGTCTTGCTACTCAGCTTGGTCATTCCATTGTAGATCCAGTACCAAGCTTATTCACtttcaagattgaagattCTCAGCTTGCAGAGTTGTCAGGG GTTACATTTCCTAAGGTTGAAGTGAAGCTGAAAGTAGAAAATATCCCAAGGAATACACCACACCTTTCACAG GTTGGGCCCATGCTAGTTACACACTGGGGACTCAGTGGGCCAGTAATTCTTCGACTCTCTGCTTGGGGGGCTCGTGATCTGTTCACTTCATGTTACAAAG GCATGCTTACTGTGGATTTTATACCTGATTTGCATATAGAAGACATAAAGTCAATCCTCAGTCAACACAAGAATAAATTTGCG AAACAAAAGGCCTTCAATTCATGGCCTTCAGAATTTGGAATTACAAAGAGATTTTGGAAGTATATATTGGATCGTGAG AGTCTAATTGGAGATACCTTGTGGGCTTCCGTATCAAATAACTCTATCATTTCTGTTGCCCATGTATTGAAACATTGTGCATTTGGAGTAACAGGAAAG GGTCAATTTAAGGATGAATTCGTCACTGCAGGAGGTGTTCCTTTGTCCCAG ATCTCTTTGAGCACAATGGAAAGCAAAATCTGTCCACGGCTTTTCTTTGCTGGAGAG
- the LOC8276007 gene encoding metacaspase-9 codes for MEKGKKRMAVLVGCNYPNSRNELHGCINDVVTMRDVLVKRFGFDLSHIELLTDAPAPGSSQIMPTGANIKKALDQMVGKAESGDVLLFHYSGHGTKIPSKRPGHPFRQDEAIVPCDFNLITDVDFRQLVNRLPKGTSFTIISDSCHSGGLIDKEKEQIGPNSTITANAENLSSHIHTPKHIPFNSILQHFSSLTGINTSDIGTHLLEYFGADASLKFRLQSLEQDLFESLKPDDGILLSGCQANETSADMNPGGEGRGQAYGAFSNAVQMVLKENPDQIFSNREVVMMARKVLEAQGFEQHPCLYCSDKNADAAFLWQPEKDRPC; via the exons AtggagaaaggaaagaaaagaatggcAGTTTTGGTTGGGTGCAATTATCCAAACAGCAGAAACGAGTTGCATGGATGCATTAATGATGTTGTGACCATGAGAGATGTGCTTGTTAAACGCTTTGGGTTCGATCTTAGCCACATTGAGCTACTAACAGATGCACCTGCACCAGGGTCTTCGCAAATCATGCCAACTGGTGCAAACATAAAGAAAGCACTTGATCAGATGGTTGGTAAGGCTGAATCAGGTGATGTTCTGTTATTCCATTACAGTGGACATGGAACAAAGATTCCTTCCAAACGGCCTGGGCATCCCTTTAGGCAGGATGAGGCAATTGTCCCCTGTGACTTCAATCTTATTACTG ATGTGGACTTCAGGCAACTTGTCAACAGGCTACCAAAGGGAACAAGCTTCACAATCATTTCAGATTCATGCCATAGCGGTGGCCTAATTGACAAAGAGAAAGAACAAATAGGGCCTAATTCAACAATAACAGCTAATGCAGAAAACCTCTCCTCCCATATCCACACTCCTAAGCACATCCCTTTTAATTCCATACTCCAACATTTTAGTTCCTTGACAGGCATAAACACATCTGATATTGGCACTCACTTGTTAGAGTACTTTGGAGCTGATGCTAGCCTTAAATTCAGATTACAATCACTTGAACAAGATTTATTTGAATCACTAAAGCCTGATGACGGAATTTTACTGAGTGGGTGCCAAGCAAATGAGACTTCTGCTGATATGAACCCAGGTGGTGAAGGTAGAGGACAAGCATATGGAGCATTTAGCAATGCGGTGCAGATGGTGCTGAAGGAAAATCCTGATCAAATATTTAGCAACAGAGAGGTTGTGATGATGGCTAGAAAGGTATTAGAAGCACAAGGCTTTGAGCAACATCCTTGCCTGTATTGCAGTGACAAGAATGCTGATGCTGCTTTCTTGTGGCAGCCTGAGAAAGATAGGCCATGTTGA
- the LOC8276006 gene encoding pentatricopeptide repeat-containing protein At3g28660 yields MTQLLQETKLSIKAWKHCMSLVQQCANMRQLKAIHATFIVNGIHTNTYAISKLIDFCALSPHGNLSYASLLFSQIEIPNSFIFNTLIRAYTRSSNPHLALHYFDFMLKYGNIKPQNHTFHFVLFACANASWPFLGKQIHCWVCKNGMIISDGHIQTAVVRLYAKCKIMSDAHKMFDEIHRPDVIQWNVLMNGYIESNLESEALRVFRFMFVKGVEPDEFCVTTALAACAKSGALWQGKWIHEYVKKTTLGFDVFIGTALVDMYAKCGWINMAVQVFEEMPKRSAFSWAAMIGGYAIHGYAREAIHYLERMHAEDGLRPDGVVLLGVLTACTHAGLQEEGRFLLDNMKARYGIVPRHEHYSCVVDLLCRAGRWDEALALIKRMPMKPLASVWGAVLSSCRTHKNAELAEFAVQELLQLENGNGNEEDAAFVQLWNIYLSTGRGEDASKIHRLIGERGLKKTPGCSMIEVNGMVNEFVSGDVSNKDVAQMHAILELLLPDLITPSFVEEKVYNNMEVS; encoded by the coding sequence ATGACCCAACTCTTACAAGAGACCAAACTCAGCATCAAAGCATGGAAGCATTGCATGTCCTTAGTCCAACAATGTGCAAACATGCGACAACTCAAAGCCATTCACGCAACTTTTATTGTCAATGGCATTCACACAAACACCTATGCAATAAGTAAACTGATTGATTTTTGTGCTCTATCTCCACATGGTAATCTCTCTTATGCGTCCCTTTTATTTAGCCAAATTGAAATTCccaattcatttattttcaacACTCTTATTAGAGCTTATACTCGTAGTTCAAATCCTCATTTAGCTCTACATTACTTTGATTTCATGTTAAAATATGGTAATATAAAGCCCCAAAACCATACTTTTCACTTTGTTCTGTTTGCGTGCGCAAATGCAAGTTGGCCTTTTCTGGGTAAGCAAATACATTGTTGGGTATGTAAAAATGGAATGATTATATCAGATGGGCATATTCAAACTGCTGTTGTTAGATTGTATGCGAAGTGTAAAATAATGAGTGATGCACATAAGATGTTTGATGAAATTCACCGACCAGATGTTATTCAATGGAATGTGCTTATGAATGGGTACATTGAGTCCAATTTGGAGAGTGAGGCTTTGAGGGTGTTCAGATTTATGTTTGTCAAGGGGGTTGAGCCTGATGAATTTTGTGTGACTACTGCGTTGGCGGCTTGTGCTAAATCTGGGGCTCTATGGCAAGGGAAGTGGATTCATGAATATGTTAAGAAGACCACATTGGGATTCGATGTTTTTATTGGGACAGCACTAGTTGATATGTATGCAAAATGTGGATGGATAAATATGGCAGTGCAAGTCTTCGAGGAGATGCCTAAAAGGAGCGCATTCTCATGGGCAGCCATGATTGGGGGATATGCAATACATGGGTATGCGAGGGAAGCAATTCACTACTTGGAGAGGATGCACGCGGAAGATGGGCTTAGGCCTGACGGGGTTGTCCTCCTCGGGGTTCTAACGGCTTGTACACATGCTGGTTTGCAAGAGGAAGGGCGGTTTCTTTTGGACAACATGAAAGCAAGATATGGAATAGTGCCTAGACATGAGCATTACAGTTGTGTAGTGGATTTGTTATGCAGGGCAGGTCGATGGGATGAAGCACTTGCACTTATAAAGAGAATGCCCATGAAGCCACTTGCTTCAGTTTGGGGTGCTGTGTTAAGTAGTTGTCGAACACATAAGAATGCTGAGCTTGCAGAATTTGCTGTTCAGGAGCTTCTACAACTAGAAAATGGTAATGGCAATGAAGAGGATGCAGCTTTTGTTCAGTTgtggaatatttatttgaGTACTGGAAGAGGTGAGGATGCATCTAAGATACATAGGCTGATTGGCGAAAGAGGGTTGAAGAAAACACCTGGCTGTAGTATGATAGAAGTTAATGGGATGGTAAATGAGTTTGTTTCTGGAGATGTGTCAAATAAAGATGTAGCTCAAATGCACGCAATACTGGAACTGTTATTGCCGGACTTGATTACACCATCTTTTGTAGAGGAAAAAGTTTACAATAATATGGAGGTTTCTTAA
- the LOC8276005 gene encoding uncharacterized protein LOC8276005 isoform X2: MHRKEMIIQNGMELFQKAKVVRLRSHHDKYLIADEDEETVTQDRNGLTKNARWTVEIIEKSQCLRFRSCYGKYLTASNMPFLLGMTGKKVLQTLPRRLDSSVEWEPIREGVQIKLKTPYGQYLRANAGLPPWRNHITHDIPHRTSTQDWILWAIDLVEIRVQEPPPPPQAITQRAEIVRYERPPPTNNNHIEAAAPSDPGSPTAISLQFPKNSSTEIDEPLVGVPVKNEGRLIHYNVANENGEVDENKRQSFTFKGSVVEQLKQKLEEETGLQDILVCSRNPLNGKLNPLRLHLPPNNANMHVIVVPSPGKASSNIGQLESPSAA, translated from the exons ATGCATCGGAAAGAAATGATAATACAG AACGGAATGGAACTTTTCCAAAAAGCCAAAGTGGTTCGTCTTCGAAGTCACCATGACAAATACCTGATAGctgatgaagatgaagaaactGTTACCCAAGATAGAAATGGTTTAACCAAGAATGCAAGATGGACGGTAGAAATTATCGAAAAATCCCAGTGTTTGCGCTTCAGGAGTTGTTACGGCAAATACCTGACAGCTTCTAACATGCCATTCCTGTTAGGAATGACAGGCAAGAAAGTCCTGCAAACATTGCCAAGAAGATTAGATTCATCTGTCGAATGGGAACCCATTAGAGAAGGGGTCCAAATTAAACTTAAGACACCTTATGGGCAATATTTAAGAGCAAATGCAGGCTTACCACCttggagaaatcatattacaCATGATATTCCTCATAGAACTTCAACACAAGATTGGATTCTTTGGGCTATTGATCTTGTAGAGATAAGAGTACAAGAACCTCCTCCGCCACCGCAAGCCATAACTCAACGAGCGGAAATTGTGCGTTACGAACGACCTCCGCCTACCAACAATAACCACATTGAGGCTGCGGCACCTTCTGATCCTGGTTCACCTACTGCAATTTCGCTTCAATTCCCTAAAAATTCAAGCACTGAG ATTGACGAACCATTGGTGGGCGTTCCAGTAAAGAATGAAGGAAGGTTGATTCATTATAATGTGGCGAACGAGAATGGTGAAGTTGATGAAAACAAAAGGCAATCATTTACTTTCAAAGGAAGTGTGGTGGAGCAATTGAAGCAAAAATTGGAGGAAGAAACAGGGCTGCAAGATATCCTTGTTTGTTCTCGAAATCCATTGAATGGGAAGCTTAATCCCCTTCGATTACATCTTCCTCCAAACAATGCAAATATGCATGTTATTGTGGTTCCCTCACCAGGGAAAG CATCATCAAATATTGGGCAACTTGAGAGTCCATCTGCAGCGTAA
- the LOC8276005 gene encoding uncharacterized protein LOC8276005 isoform X1: MEFFNKARVVRLKSYHDKFLIADDDEETVRQSHDGCSHRARWTVEFIQGDSHHVRLKSFSGKYLTASDEEFLLSVSGKKVLQTMPVSHKDSSIDWEPRTEGFHVKLRTRCGKFLRANSGAPPWRYSVRHDIPYRTSTQDWILWKVEMVDILEFDSIPGNVSLGSSFSSSFSSDFSGSESCLEIHSSMVNPVSSDRSKLVTENGMELFQKAKVVRLRSHHDKYLIADEDEETVTQDRNGLTKNARWTVEIIEKSQCLRFRSCYGKYLTASNMPFLLGMTGKKVLQTLPRRLDSSVEWEPIREGVQIKLKTPYGQYLRANAGLPPWRNHITHDIPHRTSTQDWILWAIDLVEIRVQEPPPPPQAITQRAEIVRYERPPPTNNNHIEAAAPSDPGSPTAISLQFPKNSSTEIDEPLVGVPVKNEGRLIHYNVANENGEVDENKRQSFTFKGSVVEQLKQKLEEETGLQDILVCSRNPLNGKLNPLRLHLPPNNANMHVIVVPSPGKASSNIGQLESPSAA; encoded by the exons ATGGAGTTCTTTAACAAAGCCAGAGTAGTAAGACTGAAGAGCTACCATGACAAGTTCCTGATAGCAGACGATGATGAAGAAACAGTTCGACAGAGCCATGACGGATGCTCTCACAGGGCACGTTGGACCGTCGAGTTCATCCAAGGCGACTCCCACCACGTCCGACTAAAAAGTTTCAGCGGCAAGTACCTAACAGCCTCAGATGAGGAATTCCTACTGAGCGTTTCAGGTAAAAAAGTATTGCAAACCATGCCAGTATCACATAAGGATAGCTCCATCGATTGGGAGCCCAGAACAGAAGGGTTTCATGTGAAGTTAAGAACAAGATGCGGCAAGTTTCTACGTGCCAACAGTGGCGCGCCGCCATGGAGGTACTCGGTCAGACATGACATTCCCTATAGAACTTCTACGCAAGATTGGATTCTTTGGAAAGTTGAAATGGTGGACATACTAGAATTTGATTCAATCCCTGGTAATGTATCTCTTGGGTCGAGCTTCTCTTCCTCGTTTTCATCAGATTTTTCTGGTTCAGAATCATGTTTGGAGATTCATTCTTCAATGGTGAATCCTGTATCTAGTGATAGATCCAAATTAGTAACAGAG AACGGAATGGAACTTTTCCAAAAAGCCAAAGTGGTTCGTCTTCGAAGTCACCATGACAAATACCTGATAGctgatgaagatgaagaaactGTTACCCAAGATAGAAATGGTTTAACCAAGAATGCAAGATGGACGGTAGAAATTATCGAAAAATCCCAGTGTTTGCGCTTCAGGAGTTGTTACGGCAAATACCTGACAGCTTCTAACATGCCATTCCTGTTAGGAATGACAGGCAAGAAAGTCCTGCAAACATTGCCAAGAAGATTAGATTCATCTGTCGAATGGGAACCCATTAGAGAAGGGGTCCAAATTAAACTTAAGACACCTTATGGGCAATATTTAAGAGCAAATGCAGGCTTACCACCttggagaaatcatattacaCATGATATTCCTCATAGAACTTCAACACAAGATTGGATTCTTTGGGCTATTGATCTTGTAGAGATAAGAGTACAAGAACCTCCTCCGCCACCGCAAGCCATAACTCAACGAGCGGAAATTGTGCGTTACGAACGACCTCCGCCTACCAACAATAACCACATTGAGGCTGCGGCACCTTCTGATCCTGGTTCACCTACTGCAATTTCGCTTCAATTCCCTAAAAATTCAAGCACTGAG ATTGACGAACCATTGGTGGGCGTTCCAGTAAAGAATGAAGGAAGGTTGATTCATTATAATGTGGCGAACGAGAATGGTGAAGTTGATGAAAACAAAAGGCAATCATTTACTTTCAAAGGAAGTGTGGTGGAGCAATTGAAGCAAAAATTGGAGGAAGAAACAGGGCTGCAAGATATCCTTGTTTGTTCTCGAAATCCATTGAATGGGAAGCTTAATCCCCTTCGATTACATCTTCCTCCAAACAATGCAAATATGCATGTTATTGTGGTTCCCTCACCAGGGAAAG CATCATCAAATATTGGGCAACTTGAGAGTCCATCTGCAGCGTAA
- the LOC8276004 gene encoding LOB domain-containing protein 22: MAGKGRSTSQQACAACKYRRRKCAEACALAPYFPADQEETFRNAQRLFGVCRIQKMLRQADKDKREDVMVSIKYESNMRAEYPVHGCRGVVCHLQSQIQQVMQELTLVNKQLALCKDHSDGLLTNGNGDNSVDNARLSNNDIVGSKCIYGEIN, encoded by the coding sequence ATGGCAGGCAAAGGACGAAGCACAAGCCAGCAAGCCTGTGCAGCTTGCAAGTACCGCAGAAGAAAATGTGCTGAAGCATGTGCTTTAGCTCCGTATTTTCCAGCCGATCAAGAGGAAACGTTTCGAAACGCGCAACGGTTGTTCGGTGTTTGCAGGATTCAGAAGATGCTACGGCAAGCGGATAAAGATAAGAGAGAAGATGTTATGGTATCCATAAAATATGAGTCCAACATGCGCGCTGAATACCCTGTTCATGGCTGCCGCGGCGTAGTATGCCATCTCCAGTCCCAAATTCAACAGGTTATGCAAGAACTTACCCTTGTGAACAAGCAACTTGCCCTTTGCAAGGACCATTCTGATGGGCTTCTCACTAATGGAAATGGCGATAACAGTGTAGACAATGCAAGGCTCAGCAACAATGACATTGTTGGCAGTAAATGTATATACggtgaaattaattaa